A genome region from Cryomorphaceae bacterium 1068 includes the following:
- a CDS encoding CBS domain-containing protein — translation MNIKVKDLMVESVVTTMPHKSIGHVQSIMTKNKIKSVPVVNGDMEIKGIVTSTDLLDDHSEASPVSTVMSTRVYTIPSYSDVTIAARMMRNHGINHLVVSDEHKIVGVLSAHDLLKLVEDHRFVMKNPPTPSKKANKRD, via the coding sequence ATGAATATCAAAGTCAAAGATCTGATGGTAGAATCCGTCGTAACCACCATGCCGCACAAATCAATCGGACATGTGCAATCCATCATGACGAAAAACAAGATCAAATCCGTTCCCGTCGTGAACGGCGACATGGAAATCAAAGGAATCGTCACCTCAACCGACCTTTTGGACGACCACTCTGAAGCCTCTCCCGTCAGCACGGTTATGAGCACCCGGGTCTACACCATCCCTTCTTATTCTGACGTTACGATTGCCGCGCGAATGATGCGCAATCACGGGATCAATCACCTCGTGGTTTCCGACGAGCACAAAATCGTTGGCGTATTGAGCGCACACGATCTCCTCAAACTGGTAGAAGATCACCGCTTTGTGATGAAGAATCCGCCTACGCCTTCGAAGAAGGCGAATAAGCGGGATTGA
- a CDS encoding acyloxyacyl hydrolase — MRSRWILVLIICCCISSPSFAQESLDIPVPSKKYIKYLELRLENGAMLSNGTDFGDEIVNSSYYNAVDVRLGFQNTNAYSVYSNLYRRPIMGLGWYASTFHNEDVGNPNALYYFFKMPYSFRENSRWNFTYGGAFGFSYNFSPFDEVDNPTNIFIGSYRNFYFHAEFTAQFHLSKRFLLEGGVGFKHFSNGAFSLPNAGINLTPVTVGLQYKLGDKDEEVYNRKLEIPQHQKFGILNVGFIMGSKNYDIGGRNYFKGGVGINYLYEVHYKYRLGAGIDIYYADGYEARDSSDASALSKSTAFAVNGSWEWMLNKNLYVPLAVGVYLHRNEANGDKAPYYLRAGMRYRFDNNIFFGGTIKAHGGAADIFEWTLGYTFGRNPNAMSLR; from the coding sequence ATGCGTTCTCGTTGGATTTTGGTTTTGATCATTTGTTGTTGCATCTCTTCACCAAGCTTTGCTCAGGAAAGCCTCGATATTCCTGTTCCGTCCAAGAAGTACATCAAGTATTTGGAATTGCGGCTCGAAAACGGAGCAATGCTCAGCAACGGAACTGATTTTGGGGATGAGATTGTGAACAGCAGTTACTACAATGCGGTAGATGTAAGATTGGGATTTCAGAATACAAATGCTTATTCCGTATACAGCAATTTATACAGAAGACCGATTATGGGTCTGGGTTGGTATGCTTCTACTTTTCATAATGAGGATGTAGGAAACCCAAATGCTCTCTATTATTTTTTCAAGATGCCTTACTCATTTCGAGAAAATAGCAGATGGAACTTCACCTATGGCGGAGCCTTCGGATTTTCGTACAATTTCAGTCCCTTTGATGAGGTGGATAACCCAACCAATATTTTCATTGGTTCTTACCGCAATTTTTACTTCCATGCGGAATTCACGGCGCAGTTTCATTTAAGCAAGCGGTTTTTGCTCGAAGGAGGTGTTGGTTTCAAGCATTTTTCGAACGGGGCTTTTAGTTTACCCAATGCAGGAATTAATCTAACGCCTGTTACCGTTGGTTTACAATACAAACTAGGCGATAAGGATGAAGAGGTTTACAATAGGAAACTGGAGATTCCTCAACATCAGAAATTCGGCATTTTGAACGTTGGCTTTATTATGGGTTCGAAGAACTACGATATCGGCGGAAGAAACTATTTCAAAGGAGGAGTCGGGATCAATTACTTGTATGAGGTTCATTATAAATACCGCTTGGGTGCAGGTATCGACATTTATTATGCCGATGGGTATGAAGCCCGAGATTCTTCCGATGCCTCGGCTTTATCGAAGTCTACCGCCTTTGCCGTAAACGGATCATGGGAGTGGATGCTGAACAAGAATCTCTATGTTCCCCTTGCGGTGGGCGTCTATTTGCACCGCAACGAAGCGAATGGCGATAAAGCTCCGTATTACCTCCGAGCGGGAATGCGCTACCGTTTTGACAACAATATCTTTTTCGGGGGAACCATTAAGGCTCATGGAGGAGCGGCTGATATCTTTGAATGGACTTTGGGCTACACGTTTGGGAGAAATCCCAACGCGATGAGCTTGAGGTAG
- a CDS encoding DNRLRE domain-containing protein, which translates to MKKLTLLLALFFAFQLSNGQQNVLIIQPGPGLNDGTDNGTPDAGKDTWVNRFAPGDNYGDSYASASSPRSNCNTSDYKSYFRFDVFSLPDEVDSVFFGVTHLPHTTYCYANCDADFYFYHLTEPWDEMALIQSNLPSEDPTPFYGPINITFPNDFGNREYNITDAYNYWKSPEGNNFGFVTYSPTVGCNNAAVTFSVYSSDEAEETFRPYLKIYYGGPTGVNDAAERDAVTVYPNPFKDQLIFDAAEFDRYYLTDLYGKVVDVTYDEGLGGFHTDQLSTGLYILHLEKGSETHTVKVIKGE; encoded by the coding sequence ATGAAGAAGCTCACATTATTACTCGCCTTATTCTTTGCATTCCAACTATCAAACGGCCAGCAAAATGTATTAATTATACAACCGGGTCCCGGCTTGAATGATGGAACGGACAATGGTACACCCGATGCCGGTAAGGACACATGGGTAAACCGATTTGCACCGGGAGACAATTACGGAGATTCTTACGCCTCAGCGTCTTCGCCAAGAAGCAATTGCAATACATCGGACTACAAGTCGTACTTCCGCTTTGATGTTTTCAGTTTACCTGATGAGGTGGATTCTGTGTTTTTCGGAGTTACGCATTTACCACATACCACGTATTGCTACGCCAACTGCGACGCCGACTTTTACTTCTATCATCTCACCGAGCCTTGGGATGAGATGGCCTTGATTCAATCCAACTTGCCATCGGAAGATCCGACACCGTTTTACGGACCGATTAATATCACTTTTCCAAATGACTTTGGAAACAGGGAATACAACATTACCGATGCGTACAACTACTGGAAGTCGCCCGAGGGAAACAACTTTGGTTTTGTGACCTATTCGCCCACGGTGGGCTGCAACAATGCCGCTGTGACCTTCAGCGTATACAGTTCTGATGAAGCTGAGGAAACCTTCAGACCTTATTTGAAAATCTACTATGGTGGACCGACGGGTGTAAACGATGCTGCAGAAAGGGATGCGGTGACCGTGTACCCCAATCCGTTTAAGGATCAATTGATTTTTGACGCAGCCGAATTCGATCGTTATTACTTGACGGATTTGTACGGTAAAGTGGTCGACGTGACTTACGATGAAGGTTTGGGAGGATTTCATACCGATCAGTTAAGTACGGGATTGTACATATTGCACTTGGAGAAAGGAAGTGAGACTCACACCGTAAAAGTGATCAAAGGAGAATAG